A window from Mogibacterium neglectum encodes these proteins:
- a CDS encoding DUF6612 family protein, which produces MTSHGKRIVILVISLVSLIGLVGCGQSSDKQDNNKKLTKEEKINKGLDAFYNMRNGKIHIDSKLHYVNNRLKDGDEGEKDLNNTVDASFEMGPLLVRGKIKQSIRGKVKQVKGSMEYYGTDLEEYRKEDKDKNWKQKIYAGNRHKLPVGFNKELIDILRTKKKDITVTQNKNSYTLHFETDDVKFLSANSDIFFGAVYTTFYVNDLDESGKATVDLTVSKDGSKPISIRYSGNTVSNLGSKNFRSTVKYSKQNTGVRVNEPKGIDKAKGI; this is translated from the coding sequence ATGACAAGTCACGGAAAAAGAATAGTCATATTGGTTATCAGCTTGGTCTCTTTAATTGGTCTTGTTGGATGCGGTCAGTCCAGCGACAAGCAGGATAATAACAAAAAGCTAACCAAAGAAGAAAAGATTAATAAGGGATTAGATGCTTTTTACAATATGAGAAATGGAAAAATTCATATAGATAGCAAACTCCATTATGTCAACAATAGACTCAAAGACGGAGATGAAGGAGAAAAAGATCTTAATAATACAGTTGATGCATCTTTTGAAATGGGACCTTTATTGGTCCGTGGGAAGATAAAACAATCTATACGTGGGAAGGTAAAGCAAGTTAAGGGTAGTATGGAGTACTATGGAACTGACCTGGAAGAGTATAGAAAAGAAGATAAAGATAAGAATTGGAAACAGAAAATTTATGCAGGCAATAGACACAAGTTGCCAGTGGGATTCAACAAAGAGTTAATTGATATTCTAAGGACAAAGAAAAAAGATATAACTGTTACTCAGAATAAAAACAGTTATACACTTCACTTCGAGACAGATGACGTGAAATTCTTAAGTGCAAATAGCGATATTTTCTTTGGTGCAGTATACACTACGTTTTACGTTAATGATTTAGATGAAAGTGGAAAAGCAACTGTTGATTTAACTGTTTCTAAGGATGGGTCTAAACCAATATCGATTAGGTATTCTGGTAATACTGTGAGTAACCTTGGCAGTAAAAATTTCAGAAGTACGGTTAAATATTCAAAACAGAATACAGGTGTCCGTGTTAACGAACCTAAGGGCATTGATAAGGCTAAAGGTATTTAG